The Vicia villosa cultivar HV-30 ecotype Madison, WI linkage group LG1, Vvil1.0, whole genome shotgun sequence genome includes a region encoding these proteins:
- the LOC131611143 gene encoding amino acid permease 6-like, with the protein MTVESSFSLEDSKYDDDGRSKRTGTCMTASAHIVTAVIGSGVLSLAWAVAQLGWIAGSVVLMLFSFITYFTACLLCDCYRYPDPVHGTRNRTYIESVKSILGGYQHKLCGLAQYINLVGCTIGYTLTASTSIVAIKKSNCFHKNGQEADCATANYPYMIIFGVFQILLSQIPDFHELSWLSIVAAVMSFGYASIGIGLSIAKVAEKGHHLETGLTGVVIGVDVTSTKKMWNTFQALGNIAFAYCFSMVVVEIQDTLKSSPPENKTMKKASLIGISITTFFYALCGILGYAAFGNSAPGNFLTGFGFYEPFWLVDIGNLFIVIHLVGAYQVFAQPVFSLMETWGSEKWPQSKMMTKEYSVGIPLVGIWRVNMFRLIWRTIYVIITTIVAILLPFFNSVVGLIGALSFFPLTVYFPTEMYLTRLKVPKYSSMWIGMKLLSVFCFIVSLVAAVGSIQGIISELAIYKPFG; encoded by the exons ATGACAGTTGAAAGTAGCTTCTCCCTAGAGGATAGTAAATATGACGACGATGGTCGCAGTAAACGAACAG GAACATGCATGACCGCAAGTGCACACATAGTTACTGCTGTCATTGGATCTGGAGTGTTATCATTGGCATGGGCAGTTGCGCAATTGGGATGGATTGCAGGGTCTGTTGTTCTCATGCTCTTCTCCTTCATCACTTATTTCACTGCGTGTCTACTTTGTGATTGCTATAGGTATCCCGATCCTGTCCATGGAACCAGAAATCGCACCTACATAGAGAGTGTAAAAAGTATTTTAG GAGGATATCAGCACAAGTTGTGTGGACTGGCACAATACATAAACCTTGTGGGTTGTACCATTGGTTACACTCTAACAGCATCTACTAGTATAGT GGCCATAAAAAAATCCAACTGCTTTCACAAGAATGGTCAAGAAGCAGATTGTGCTACCGCCAATTATCCATATATGATCATTTTTGGGGTCTTTCAGATTTTACTAAGTCAAATTCCAGATTTCCATGAACTTTCATGGCTCTCTATTGTTGCTGCTGTCATGTCTTTTGGTTATGCTTCTATCGGCATCGGTCTCTCCATAGCGAAAGTTGCAG aaaAAGGACACCATTTGGAGACAGGTCTTACTGGAGTAGTTATTGGAGTGGATGTCACAAGTACAAAAAAGATGTGGAATACCTTTCAAGCACTTGGAAACATAGCTTTTGCATATTGTTTTAGTATGGTTGTTGTTGAGATACAG GACACGCTAAAATCAAGTCCACCCGAAAATAAAACCATGAAGAAAGCATCCCTGATTGGAATTTCAATCACCACATTCTTTTATGCATTATGTGGTATTCTAGGCTATGCAGCATTTGGCAATAGTGCACCGGGAAATTTTTTAACTGGATTTGGATTTTATGAACCGTTTTGGCTGGTTGACATTGGTAATCTTTTCATTGTTATTCATCTAGTTGGAGCTTATCAGGTATTTGCACAACCTGTATTTTCCCTTATGGAAACCTGGGGCAGTGAGAAGTGGCCacaaagcaaaatgatgacaaaagaatATAGTGTAGGAATTCCTTTGGTTGGTATATGGAGAGTGAATATGTTCAGGTTGATATGGAGGACAATCTATGTGATAATCACAACAATTGTTGCTATCTTACTTCCGTTCTTCAACAGTGTTGTGGGTTTGATAGGAGCTTTATCCTTCTTTCCCTTGACAGTGTACTTTCCAACAGAGATGTACCTAACACGACTTAAAGTGCCAAAGTATTCTTCTATGTGGATAGGGATGAAACTTTTAAGTGTGTTTTGCTTCATTGTGAGTCTTGTTGCTGCAGTTGGATCAATTCAAGGAATCATCTCTGAACTTGCCATCTATAAGCCTTTCGGCTAG